In Curtobacterium sp. MCPF17_002, one genomic interval encodes:
- the galK gene encoding galactokinase, producing MTFQQVYGYEPTVRYSAPGRVNLIGEHTDYNDGYVLPFAIDRRTTASIAPRQDRVIRVASAFDETGGPVSLTLDELSPDTVHGWSAYVFGIAWALGEQGSDLAGKTGFDVFIESDVPVGAGLSSSAAIECGVALAFNDLWELGLDRKTLARVGQYSENHAVGAPTGIMDQSASLLGEQDAVVFLDCRTLDTAVVDLALEANGLEVLVIDTRVEHAHATGGYAARRASCEQGAQVLGVEALRDVSVDDLPRAQELLDDETFRRVRHVVTEDQRVLDTVRTLREHGPRAIGSLLVASHESMRDDFEISVPELDLAVATAMEHGAVGARMTGGGFGGAAIALVDREARGAITAAVTAAFAAAGYREPNVFTVHAAQGARRD from the coding sequence ATGACGTTCCAGCAGGTCTACGGGTACGAGCCCACGGTGCGGTACTCCGCTCCTGGTCGGGTCAACCTGATCGGTGAGCATACCGACTACAACGACGGGTACGTCCTGCCCTTCGCGATCGACCGCCGGACCACCGCGTCCATCGCCCCGCGGCAGGACCGCGTGATCCGTGTCGCCTCCGCGTTCGACGAGACCGGCGGCCCGGTGTCGCTGACGCTCGACGAGCTCTCGCCCGACACCGTGCACGGTTGGTCGGCGTACGTGTTCGGCATCGCCTGGGCGCTCGGCGAGCAGGGCTCCGACCTGGCCGGCAAGACCGGCTTCGACGTCTTCATCGAGTCCGACGTGCCGGTCGGTGCCGGTCTGTCGTCCAGCGCGGCGATCGAGTGCGGTGTCGCGCTCGCGTTCAACGACCTCTGGGAACTCGGACTCGACCGCAAGACCCTGGCACGGGTCGGCCAGTACTCCGAGAACCATGCCGTCGGTGCTCCAACGGGCATCATGGACCAGTCCGCGTCGCTCCTCGGCGAGCAGGACGCGGTCGTGTTCCTCGACTGCCGGACGCTCGACACCGCCGTCGTCGACCTCGCGCTCGAGGCGAACGGGCTCGAGGTCCTCGTGATCGACACCCGCGTCGAGCACGCCCACGCCACCGGTGGGTACGCCGCACGACGAGCCTCGTGCGAGCAGGGCGCGCAGGTGCTCGGCGTCGAGGCGCTCCGTGATGTGTCGGTCGACGACCTCCCGCGTGCGCAGGAGCTCCTGGACGACGAGACCTTCCGCCGCGTCCGTCACGTCGTCACCGAGGACCAGCGCGTCCTCGACACGGTCCGCACGCTCCGCGAGCACGGCCCGCGGGCGATCGGCTCGCTGCTCGTCGCCTCGCACGAGTCCATGCGCGACGACTTCGAGATCTCCGTGCCGGAGCTCGACCTCGCGGTCGCGACCGCGATGGAGCACGGTGCGGTGGGCGCACGGATGACCGGTGGCGGGTTCGGTGGTGCTGCCATCGCGCTGGTCGACCGGGAGGCCCGTGGTGCGATCACCGCGGCCGTCACCGCCGCCTTCGCGGCAGCCGGGTACCGCGAGCCGAACGTCTTCACTGTGCACGCCGCGCAGGGCGCCCGGCGCGACTGA
- a CDS encoding tetrahydrofolate dehydrogenase/cyclohydrolase catalytic domain-containing protein produces the protein MAAPLPRTLWDGAGSAVRIDGTALAARTLDELRVRIDRLHEHGIRPGLGTIMVGSNPGSMSYVAGKHRDSAQIGLDSERIDLPETASAADIRAAILQMNDDPRVTAFIVQLPLPQGIDPTPMLELMDPAKDADGLHPTNLGELVLAVPGGAGSIDAPLPCTPRGIVAMLEAYEIPIRGAHVTIIGQGLTVGRPLGLLLTRLEATATLTHSLTADVAAECRRADIVVAAAGVAGLVKPDWVRPGAAVIDVGITRVVSPETGKAKLHGDVDPAVASVAGFMSPVPGGVGPMTRAMLMKNVVEAAERRLQ, from the coding sequence GTGGCCGCGCCGCTGCCGCGCACGCTCTGGGACGGTGCCGGTTCGGCGGTGCGCATCGACGGCACCGCCCTCGCCGCCCGCACCCTCGACGAGCTCCGCGTCCGGATCGACCGGCTCCACGAGCACGGCATCCGGCCGGGCCTCGGCACGATCATGGTCGGGTCCAACCCGGGATCGATGTCCTACGTCGCGGGGAAGCACCGCGACTCGGCGCAGATCGGGCTCGACTCGGAGCGGATCGACCTGCCCGAGACTGCGTCCGCCGCCGACATCCGCGCGGCGATCCTGCAGATGAACGACGACCCCCGGGTCACCGCGTTCATCGTGCAGCTCCCGCTGCCGCAGGGCATCGACCCGACGCCGATGCTCGAGCTGATGGACCCCGCGAAGGACGCCGACGGCCTGCACCCGACGAACCTCGGTGAGCTCGTGCTCGCCGTGCCCGGGGGCGCCGGCTCCATCGACGCGCCCCTGCCGTGCACCCCGCGCGGCATCGTCGCGATGCTCGAGGCGTACGAGATCCCGATCCGGGGTGCGCACGTCACGATCATCGGGCAGGGGCTCACGGTCGGGCGCCCGCTCGGCCTGCTGCTCACCCGGCTCGAGGCCACCGCGACCCTCACGCACTCGCTCACCGCCGACGTCGCGGCCGAGTGCCGACGTGCCGACATCGTGGTCGCTGCGGCCGGTGTCGCCGGACTCGTCAAGCCGGACTGGGTACGCCCGGGCGCCGCGGTCATCGACGTGGGCATCACGCGTGTGGTCTCCCCGGAGACGGGCAAGGCCAAGCTCCACGGGGACGTCGACCCCGCGGTGGCGTCCGTGGCCGGGTTCATGTCGCCGGTGCCCGGTGGCGTCGGGCCGATGACCCGCGCGATGCTCATGAAGAACGTGGTCGAGGCCGCGGAGCGCCGGTTGCAGTAG
- the glyA gene encoding serine hydroxymethyltransferase: MERVAFNAPLSEVDPEIAAVLQQELGRQRDTLEMIASENFVPRAVLESQGSVLTNKYAEGYPGKRYYGGCEYVDVAEQLAIDRAKALFGAAYANVQPHSGATANAAVLHAIASAGDTILGLELAHGGHLTHGMKLNFSGRIYNAVAYGVDPETFEVDYDDIRAKAIEHQPKVLIAGWSAYPRQLDFAKFRAIADEVGAKLWVDMAHFAGLVAAGLHPSPVPHAHVVSSTVHKTLGGPRSGIILSNDETLFKKLNSAVFPGQQGGPLMHVIAAKATAFLLAGTPEFKARQERTIRGAQALAARLTADDAKAAGIDVLTGGTDVHLVLVDLRTSEVDGKQAEDLLHEVGITVNRNSVPFDPRPPMVTSGVRIGTSALATRGFGDAEFTEVADIIALTLMPNPDIAALSARVKTLTDAFPLYA; encoded by the coding sequence ATCGAGCGCGTTGCCTTCAACGCCCCGCTCAGCGAGGTCGACCCCGAGATCGCCGCCGTCCTGCAGCAGGAGCTCGGCCGTCAGCGCGACACCCTCGAGATGATCGCGTCCGAGAACTTCGTGCCCCGCGCCGTGCTCGAGTCCCAGGGCTCCGTGCTCACCAACAAGTACGCCGAGGGCTACCCGGGCAAGCGCTACTACGGCGGCTGCGAGTACGTCGACGTCGCCGAGCAGCTCGCCATCGACCGCGCCAAGGCGCTCTTCGGTGCCGCGTACGCGAACGTGCAGCCGCACTCCGGTGCCACGGCCAACGCCGCCGTCCTGCACGCCATCGCCTCGGCCGGCGACACCATCCTCGGCCTCGAGCTCGCGCACGGCGGTCACCTGACCCACGGCATGAAGCTCAACTTCTCCGGCCGCATCTACAACGCCGTGGCCTACGGCGTCGACCCGGAGACGTTCGAGGTCGACTACGACGACATCCGCGCCAAGGCCATCGAGCACCAGCCGAAGGTCCTCATCGCCGGCTGGTCCGCGTACCCCCGTCAGCTCGACTTCGCGAAGTTCCGTGCGATCGCGGACGAGGTCGGCGCGAAGCTCTGGGTCGACATGGCGCACTTCGCCGGACTCGTCGCCGCCGGGCTCCACCCGTCCCCGGTCCCGCACGCCCACGTCGTCTCCTCGACCGTGCACAAGACGCTCGGCGGTCCCCGGTCGGGCATCATCCTGTCCAACGACGAGACCCTGTTCAAGAAGCTCAACTCCGCGGTCTTCCCGGGTCAGCAGGGCGGCCCGCTCATGCACGTGATCGCCGCCAAGGCCACCGCGTTCCTGCTCGCCGGCACCCCGGAGTTCAAGGCCCGCCAGGAGCGCACGATCCGCGGTGCCCAGGCGCTCGCCGCCCGCCTGACCGCGGACGACGCGAAGGCCGCCGGCATCGACGTCCTCACCGGCGGCACCGACGTGCACCTCGTGCTCGTGGACCTCCGCACGTCCGAGGTCGACGGCAAGCAGGCCGAAGACCTGCTCCACGAGGTCGGCATCACCGTGAACCGCAACTCCGTGCCGTTCGACCCGCGGCCGCCGATGGTCACCTCGGGTGTGCGCATCGGCACCTCGGCGCTGGCCACCCGCGGGTTCGGCGACGCCGAGTTCACCGAGGTCGCCGACATCATCGCGCTGACGCTCATGCCGAACCCCGACATCGCGGCGCTCTCGGCCCGGGTGAAGACCCTGACCGACGCGTTCCCGCTGTACGCGTGA
- the clpS gene encoding ATP-dependent Clp protease adapter ClpS → MTLLTPDVDERTDVRVDVRPDSPWVAVVWDDPVNLMSYVTYVFQQYFGFPRGKAERLMQQVNDEGRAIVATGPREAMEAHVEAMHGYGLQASVDKAPTP, encoded by the coding sequence ATGACCCTGCTGACGCCCGACGTGGACGAGCGAACCGACGTCCGCGTCGACGTGCGCCCGGACTCCCCCTGGGTCGCGGTGGTGTGGGACGACCCGGTGAACCTGATGTCGTACGTCACCTACGTGTTCCAGCAGTACTTCGGGTTCCCGCGCGGCAAGGCGGAGCGGCTCATGCAGCAGGTGAACGACGAGGGGCGGGCGATCGTGGCGACGGGCCCGCGCGAGGCGATGGAGGCCCACGTCGAGGCGATGCACGGCTACGGTCTGCAGGCCTCCGTGGACAAGGCCCCGACGCCGTGA
- a CDS encoding DUF2017 family protein — protein sequence MIPFVRRADGVHLGMSSGERSVLTSLTEQLQQVLAGELASDPVSARMFPDAYPGDADASAEFRRWTESDLVAQKTTNASTVHAWSTGARDGAFGPEDEQAWLRCLTDLRLTIADRLGIVDSATEERSYSSDAGVGLRDVYDWLGYVQEHLIETLTSAR from the coding sequence GTGATCCCCTTCGTCCGCCGCGCCGACGGCGTCCACCTCGGCATGTCCTCCGGCGAGCGCTCGGTGCTCACCTCGCTCACCGAGCAGCTGCAGCAGGTGCTCGCTGGTGAGCTCGCGTCCGATCCGGTGTCGGCGCGGATGTTCCCGGACGCGTACCCGGGCGACGCCGACGCGAGTGCGGAGTTCCGTCGCTGGACGGAGTCGGACCTGGTCGCGCAGAAGACGACGAACGCGTCGACGGTGCACGCCTGGTCGACCGGGGCGCGCGACGGGGCGTTCGGGCCGGAGGACGAGCAGGCCTGGCTCCGCTGCCTGACGGACCTGCGGCTGACGATCGCGGATCGCCTCGGGATCGTGGACTCCGCCACCGAGGAACGGTCGTACTCGTCGGACGCGGGGGTCGGGTTGCGGGACGTCTACGACTGGCTCGGGTACGTGCAGGAACACCTGATCGAGACGCTCACCTCCGCGCGCTGA
- a CDS encoding MarR family transcriptional regulator: MDSRDSVELAGELLTLYGRIRRTTLVGKVDEVTASQSAALGRLVRDGATTTADLARAEGVRPQSMGATIQALVDLGLVDREQDPTDGRRTIVSATDAGRAAREDSHRSRTRLLAERLAALDPDDRATVARSIAVLRPLVES; encoded by the coding sequence ATGGATTCACGTGATTCGGTCGAGCTCGCCGGCGAGCTGCTGACGCTCTACGGCCGCATCCGCCGGACCACCCTCGTCGGCAAGGTCGACGAGGTCACCGCATCGCAGTCGGCAGCGCTCGGCCGCCTGGTCCGCGACGGTGCCACGACGACCGCCGACCTCGCCCGAGCGGAGGGCGTGCGCCCGCAGTCGATGGGCGCCACGATCCAGGCACTCGTCGACCTCGGCCTCGTCGACCGCGAGCAGGACCCGACCGACGGCCGCCGCACCATCGTCAGCGCCACCGACGCCGGCCGCGCCGCCCGCGAGGACTCGCACCGCTCCCGCACCCGCCTCCTCGCCGAGCGCCTCGCCGCCCTCGATCCCGACGACCGCGCGACCGTCGCGCGCTCCATCGCCGTCCTCAGACCCCTCGTCGAGTCGTGA
- a CDS encoding MFS transporter: MLNPINTTMVSVALAPISRDLGIGAAQAIWLVAALYLASAIAQPTMGKLADRFGPKKVFLTGLVIVGVAGVVPEILTGFGGAVFARVLIGIGTSSAYPAALTTLRQHSLRIGRPTPPLVLGALSITSLVSAAAGPPLGGALIAAFGWHAIFLVNVPLAAFGIVVSALWLPSDRLRPRTDEDVPVLTALDPFGMVLMTGTVSALLVFLLDLSAGLWWLLGVAIVLLVALVLWELRATKPFVDVRMLARNGALSRTYMRLFLVYLLAYTMTYGFSQWVQDVAGYPSDVAGYMQLPAAIVAGVASFLIARKTAVRGPLVIAAVVPIVGGLLLLLLHTGSPLFLLVLAPALFGVPQALASVSNQAALYRVVPAEYIGTAAGLSRTSVYIGAIAASSLIGGVFGQAPTTPDLHVLAWVIVGVAVLLSVLTIGDRALAKPLPR; encoded by the coding sequence CTGCTCAACCCGATCAACACGACGATGGTGTCGGTCGCGCTCGCACCGATCTCCCGGGACCTCGGGATCGGGGCAGCGCAGGCGATCTGGCTCGTCGCGGCGCTCTACCTGGCGAGTGCGATCGCGCAGCCGACGATGGGGAAGCTCGCTGACCGGTTCGGCCCGAAGAAGGTGTTCCTCACCGGACTCGTGATCGTCGGCGTCGCCGGTGTCGTCCCCGAAATCCTCACCGGGTTCGGGGGAGCGGTGTTCGCCCGTGTGCTCATCGGGATCGGCACCTCGTCGGCGTACCCCGCGGCGCTGACGACGCTGCGGCAGCACTCGCTCCGGATCGGCAGGCCCACGCCGCCGCTCGTGCTCGGGGCGCTGTCGATCACCTCGCTCGTGTCCGCCGCAGCCGGCCCGCCGCTCGGCGGTGCACTCATCGCGGCGTTCGGCTGGCACGCGATCTTCCTCGTCAACGTGCCCCTCGCCGCGTTCGGCATCGTGGTGTCCGCACTCTGGCTGCCGTCCGACCGGCTGCGGCCCCGGACCGACGAGGACGTGCCCGTCCTGACCGCGCTCGACCCGTTCGGCATGGTCCTCATGACCGGCACCGTGTCCGCGCTGCTCGTGTTCCTGCTCGACCTGTCCGCCGGGCTGTGGTGGCTCCTCGGGGTCGCGATCGTGCTGCTCGTCGCGCTCGTCCTGTGGGAGCTCCGCGCCACGAAGCCGTTCGTCGACGTCCGGATGCTCGCACGGAACGGTGCCCTGTCGCGGACGTACATGCGGCTGTTCCTCGTGTACCTGCTCGCCTACACGATGACCTACGGGTTCTCGCAGTGGGTGCAGGACGTCGCGGGGTACCCGAGCGACGTCGCCGGGTACATGCAGCTGCCCGCCGCGATCGTCGCCGGTGTCGCGTCGTTCCTCATCGCCCGGAAGACCGCCGTGCGCGGGCCGCTCGTCATCGCGGCCGTCGTGCCGATCGTCGGCGGGCTGCTCCTGCTGCTGCTGCACACCGGGTCGCCGCTGTTCCTGCTCGTGCTCGCCCCCGCCCTGTTCGGGGTGCCGCAGGCCCTGGCCTCGGTGTCGAACCAGGCCGCCCTGTACCGGGTCGTGCCCGCGGAGTACATCGGCACCGCGGCCGGGCTCTCCCGGACGAGCGTCTACATCGGGGCGATCGCGGCCTCGTCGCTGATCGGCGGCGTCTTCGGGCAGGCTCCGACCACGCCGGACCTGCACGTGCTCGCGTGGGTGATCGTCGGGGTCGCGGTGCTGCTGAGCGTGCTCACGATCGGCGACCGGGCGCTCGCGAAGCCGCTCCCCCGGTGA
- the purU gene encoding formyltetrahydrofolate deformylase encodes MPTPTHWTLTLVCDDQPGIVHAVSGAVVAANGNITESQQFSSVDTNTFFMRLQVMAPVDRATFEEALAPVAERYDARVQLDVVGRPMRTLVLVSKAGHCLNDLLYRQRGGQLPIEVPLVLSNHSDLAELASFYSVPFEHRPVTGPESKQQMEQRILEAVDEHDIELVVLARYMQILSPGLCAALEGRAVNIHHSFLPGFKGANPYRQAHARGVKLIGATAHFVTSDLDEGPIVEQNVVRVDHTKDPAELVSIGQDEESRTLTQAVRWIAEDRVLLDGARTIIFK; translated from the coding sequence CTGCCGACCCCCACGCACTGGACCCTCACGCTGGTCTGCGACGACCAGCCCGGGATCGTGCACGCCGTCTCCGGAGCGGTGGTCGCGGCGAACGGCAACATCACCGAGTCGCAGCAGTTCTCGAGCGTCGACACGAACACGTTCTTCATGCGGCTGCAGGTCATGGCACCCGTCGACCGCGCCACCTTCGAGGAGGCGCTCGCCCCCGTCGCCGAACGCTACGACGCCCGCGTGCAGCTCGACGTCGTCGGCCGTCCGATGCGCACGCTGGTGCTCGTGTCGAAGGCGGGCCACTGCCTCAACGACCTGCTCTACCGGCAGCGCGGCGGGCAGCTGCCGATCGAGGTGCCGCTCGTCCTGTCGAACCACTCCGACCTGGCCGAGCTGGCGTCGTTCTACTCCGTCCCGTTCGAGCACCGTCCCGTCACCGGCCCCGAGTCGAAGCAGCAGATGGAGCAGCGCATCCTCGAGGCGGTCGACGAGCACGACATCGAGCTCGTCGTCCTCGCCCGGTACATGCAGATCCTGTCGCCGGGGCTGTGCGCCGCCCTCGAGGGCCGCGCGGTGAACATCCACCACTCGTTCCTGCCCGGCTTCAAGGGTGCGAACCCGTACCGGCAGGCGCACGCCCGCGGGGTGAAGCTCATCGGTGCGACGGCGCACTTCGTGACGAGCGACCTCGACGAGGGCCCGATCGTCGAGCAGAACGTCGTGCGCGTGGACCACACGAAGGACCCGGCCGAGCTCGTCTCGATCGGGCAGGACGAGGAGTCCCGCACGCTCACCCAGGCGGTGCGCTGGATCGCGGAGGACCGTGTCCTCCTCGACGGTGCCCGCACGATCATCTTCAAGTAG
- a CDS encoding YrdB family protein — protein MTNAPQSPVDWGEVPDPSAIGKPRREFDAWRVLRILVCTVGLLSLATWGYFAWPFPMPAILFMVGAPVFAALVWYFFRSPASPIETDVVGKTIVEVALVIAAGGCWISIGYPVVGLVFIVVAAVSGVVQFRKETR, from the coding sequence ATGACGAACGCCCCGCAGTCCCCCGTCGACTGGGGAGAGGTCCCCGATCCCTCGGCGATCGGCAAGCCGCGCCGGGAGTTCGACGCGTGGCGGGTGCTGCGCATCCTCGTCTGCACGGTCGGGCTGCTGTCCCTGGCGACGTGGGGCTACTTCGCGTGGCCGTTCCCGATGCCCGCGATCCTGTTCATGGTCGGTGCGCCGGTGTTCGCGGCGCTGGTCTGGTACTTCTTCCGGTCGCCGGCCTCGCCGATCGAGACGGACGTGGTGGGCAAGACGATCGTCGAGGTCGCGCTGGTGATCGCGGCCGGCGGCTGCTGGATCTCCATCGGGTACCCGGTGGTCGGGTTGGTCTTCATCGTGGTCGCGGCGGTCTCCGGCGTGGTGCAGTTCCGGAAGGAGACGCGGTGA
- the nagA gene encoding N-acetylglucosamine-6-phosphate deacetylase, which translates to MSGAGVSSVSSDGLEARSTLVRAARVVDAAGSTADGWVLVVGDTVRAVGSGPEAPAADEVVDLGDAVLTPGFIDLHGHGGSTEAYEDDSFAASLAMHRSHGTTRSVLSLVANPLDALAGSLARVRSVMATDPLVLGVHLEGPFLSPHNKGAHNESFLIDPSPAAVSTLLEAGEGVLRQVTIAPELPGALDAVRRFVDAGVTVAVGHTVGTYEQARAAFDAGATLLTHAFNAMPGLHHRAPGPIGAAVADDRVALELILDGVHVHPVVATTLFRAAPGRVALITDAMGAAGAADGSYRLGSLDVTVTDGVAHVAGTDTIAGSTLTQDVALRNAVTRAGRTLPEAVAALTSVPAAALGLGDRLGRLAPGFAADLVALSPSLEVQRVWGAGRELR; encoded by the coding sequence GTGAGCGGGGCAGGCGTCTCGTCGGTCTCGTCGGACGGCCTGGAGGCGCGCAGCACCCTGGTCCGTGCGGCGCGCGTCGTCGACGCGGCCGGGTCCACGGCGGACGGCTGGGTCCTCGTCGTCGGTGACACCGTCCGCGCGGTCGGCTCCGGTCCCGAGGCTCCCGCGGCCGACGAGGTCGTCGACCTGGGTGACGCCGTCCTGACGCCCGGCTTCATCGACCTGCACGGGCACGGCGGGTCGACCGAGGCGTACGAGGACGACTCCTTCGCGGCGTCCCTCGCGATGCACCGGTCGCACGGCACGACCCGCTCGGTCCTGTCGCTCGTCGCCAACCCGCTGGACGCGCTCGCTGGGTCGCTGGCACGGGTTCGCTCCGTGATGGCCACCGACCCGCTCGTGCTCGGCGTCCACCTCGAGGGGCCGTTCCTCTCCCCGCACAACAAGGGCGCCCACAACGAGTCGTTCCTGATCGACCCGTCGCCCGCCGCCGTCTCGACACTGTTGGAAGCCGGCGAGGGCGTCCTCCGCCAGGTCACCATCGCCCCCGAGCTGCCCGGTGCACTCGACGCCGTCCGCCGGTTCGTGGACGCCGGGGTCACCGTCGCCGTCGGGCACACGGTCGGCACGTACGAGCAGGCCCGGGCCGCGTTCGACGCCGGAGCGACGCTGCTGACGCACGCGTTCAACGCCATGCCGGGCCTCCACCACCGAGCGCCCGGGCCGATCGGTGCCGCCGTGGCCGACGACCGCGTGGCGCTGGAGCTCATCCTCGACGGCGTGCACGTGCACCCGGTGGTGGCGACCACCCTGTTCCGAGCTGCCCCGGGCCGCGTGGCACTCATCACCGACGCGATGGGCGCTGCGGGTGCAGCCGACGGTTCCTACCGGTTGGGGTCGCTCGACGTCACCGTGACCGACGGCGTCGCGCACGTCGCGGGGACGGACACGATCGCCGGGTCGACGCTGACGCAGGACGTGGCGCTGCGGAACGCGGTGACCCGTGCCGGACGGACGTTGCCGGAGGCCGTCGCGGCGCTGACGAGCGTGCCGGCCGCCGCGCTGGGGCTCGGCGACCGGCTGGGTCGGCTCGCGCCGGGCTTCGCCGCGGACCTCGTCGCATTGTCCCCGTCGCTCGAGGTGCAGCGGGTGTGGGGCGCGGGGCGCGAGCTGCGCTAG
- a CDS encoding IS481 family transposase: MSHANAALTPRARLRLARLIVEDGWPIRHAAVFFHVSWPTAKRWADRYAAMGEAGMQDRSSRPHRSPNRTQQALVKQIVGLRWRKRLGPVAIGGRLGMPASTVHAVLTRCRVNRLHHIDVRTGEQVRRYEHEYPGSMIHVDVKKLGNIPDGGGWRFVGRAQGGKNRAATPGTGRSKYRGVLVGTAFVHTVIDDHSRVAYAEIHEDEKAVTAIGVLRRAVSWFAARGVRVERVLSDNGSAYKSHAWRDACTELGITPKKTRPYRPQTNGKIERFHRTLADGWAFSRHYPTEAARRNALPGWLHHYNHHRPHTAIGNRSPITRLTNVPGQYS, translated from the coding sequence ATGTCCCACGCTAACGCTGCGCTGACACCGCGCGCGCGTCTCCGGCTCGCGCGCCTCATCGTCGAGGATGGCTGGCCCATCCGACACGCAGCCGTGTTCTTCCACGTGTCCTGGCCGACGGCGAAGCGGTGGGCCGATCGGTACGCGGCAATGGGCGAGGCCGGCATGCAGGACCGGTCCTCTCGACCACACCGATCGCCGAACCGCACCCAACAAGCGCTCGTGAAACAGATCGTCGGACTCCGCTGGCGCAAACGGCTGGGGCCTGTCGCTATCGGCGGACGCCTGGGCATGCCGGCGTCCACGGTGCATGCCGTGCTGACACGGTGCCGGGTCAACCGGCTGCACCACATCGACGTCCGGACCGGGGAGCAGGTGCGCCGATACGAGCACGAGTATCCCGGCTCGATGATCCACGTCGACGTGAAGAAGCTCGGCAACATCCCTGACGGCGGCGGATGGCGCTTCGTCGGCCGAGCCCAGGGCGGGAAGAACCGAGCAGCGACTCCAGGGACAGGCCGCAGCAAGTACCGCGGAGTCCTCGTCGGAACTGCGTTCGTGCACACCGTCATCGACGACCACTCCCGCGTCGCCTACGCCGAGATCCACGAAGACGAGAAAGCGGTCACCGCGATCGGGGTGCTCCGCCGCGCGGTGTCGTGGTTCGCAGCTCGCGGCGTCCGAGTCGAACGCGTTCTCTCCGACAACGGGTCGGCTTACAAATCCCACGCCTGGCGTGATGCTTGCACCGAGCTCGGGATCACTCCGAAAAAGACCCGCCCATACCGGCCACAAACGAACGGCAAGATCGAGCGATTCCACCGCACACTCGCCGACGGATGGGCATTCTCACGCCACTACCCGACCGAAGCTGCACGCAGGAACGCGCTCCCGGGATGGCTGCATCACTACAATCACCACCGGCCCCACACCGCCATCGGGAACCGGTCACCCATCACACGATTGACCAACGTCCCTGGGCAGTACAGCTAG
- a CDS encoding SDR family oxidoreductase, with translation MPLFREGGSIIMTGSNASLRGYPGWSVYAASKAVLPAYARVWVAELRDRKIRTNVLTPGQVASPMMEGVLSAEVRAAFESVIPRREMGRPEEIASVALFLASDDSSYVNGMELVADGGATVI, from the coding sequence TTGCCGCTGTTCCGGGAGGGGGGATCGATCATCATGACCGGATCGAACGCTTCGCTCCGCGGGTACCCGGGGTGGAGCGTCTACGCGGCGAGCAAGGCGGTGCTGCCCGCGTACGCGCGGGTGTGGGTGGCGGAACTGCGCGACCGGAAGATCCGGACCAACGTGCTCACCCCCGGCCAGGTCGCCTCCCCGATGATGGAGGGCGTCCTGTCGGCGGAGGTGCGGGCGGCGTTCGAGTCCGTGATCCCGAGACGGGAGATGGGCCGTCCCGAGGAGATCGCATCGGTCGCGCTGTTCCTCGCCTCGGACGACTCCAGCTACGTGAACGGCATGGAACTCGTGGCGGACGGGGGTGCGACGGTGATCTGA
- a CDS encoding NAD(P)-binding domain-containing protein, with amino-acid sequence MQCRQRHCSSNTRKHTMTTISIIGSGNMAEAIGTRAAKHGHIVELLSRSTDKAQALAERIGHGAFVGTYGSQPAGDIVIVAILYADAVDVVAHHGEALAGKVLVDITNPFNADASGLVTTPGDSMAHRIAAVAPADTHVVKAFNTILGTVLAEDGPLDGFIAGDDAASKAMVAEFLESIGMQPRDAGGIGMAHALEWAGILLVGLANNGAGFNSALGLEVR; translated from the coding sequence GTGCAGTGTCGTCAACGGCACTGCTCGTCCAACACGAGGAAGCACACCATGACCACCATCAGCATCATCGGCTCCGGCAACATGGCGGAGGCCATCGGCACCCGAGCGGCGAAGCACGGCCACATCGTCGAGCTCCTGAGCCGCAGCACGGACAAGGCGCAGGCGCTCGCCGAGCGCATCGGTCACGGGGCCTTCGTGGGCACCTACGGGTCGCAGCCCGCAGGCGACATCGTGATCGTCGCGATCCTGTACGCCGACGCCGTCGACGTCGTCGCGCACCACGGCGAGGCACTCGCCGGCAAGGTCCTCGTCGACATCACCAACCCGTTCAACGCCGATGCGTCGGGCCTCGTGACCACCCCCGGAGACTCGATGGCCCACCGTATCGCTGCCGTCGCGCCGGCCGACACGCACGTGGTGAAGGCCTTCAACACGATCCTCGGCACCGTCCTCGCCGAGGACGGACCCCTGGACGGCTTCATCGCCGGAGACGACGCAGCGTCCAAGGCGATGGTGGCGGAGTTCCTCGAGAGCATCGGCATGCAACCGCGGGACGCCGGCGGGATCGGCATGGCGCACGCCCTCGAGTGGGCCGGGATCCTGCTGGTCGGACTCGCGAACAACGGTGCCGGTTTCAACTCGGCACTGGGGCTCGAGGTCCGCTGA